A region of Nocardioides alkalitolerans DNA encodes the following proteins:
- a CDS encoding DUF222 domain-containing protein, with amino-acid sequence MDRGTHTTATALIDAVRERTRAARVAEAAAFVAVGDWAAFHTSDAVVGDPITVLGEWHEIERAEALAGDQFLELGGPGAPVVAEFCIGEVAAARGCSFDAARRLVGDAVELRYRLPRVHARVAAGEVDVWRGRRIAQAARTLTFEAAGVVDRHVAYVAGKATGPEVDRLVAEAAARFDPETTEAERHAADGDRYLSIDLGDVAFADPLTGTLRGTVNVHGSLDLADALDLERTVAHVARQLGDLGCGTDLDVRRSMALGEIARRCDGINTLDYASENATPGDEPRPVQRARREVVLFVHLDQAAITNNLDGFGPGIDACTGMTGIDLARLDTRGAPRGVVTVEQVLAWCGSPDTHVTVKPIIDLNRDDAVNGYSPPDRIADHVRARWPRCVFPYCTRSSGTADLDHCDPYQQSGPPGQTSTRNLFPLCRRHHRMKTHREMTTGNRWTYRPTDPTQNEPPHALIWTSPMGLRYLVDRDGTRPWPDGRDPG; translated from the coding sequence ATGGATCGGGGGACCCACACCACAGCGACCGCGTTGATCGACGCGGTCCGCGAGCGCACGCGAGCGGCTCGTGTGGCGGAGGCGGCTGCCTTCGTCGCCGTGGGCGACTGGGCCGCTTTCCACACGTCGGACGCTGTGGTGGGTGATCCGATCACGGTGCTGGGTGAGTGGCACGAGATTGAGCGCGCCGAGGCGTTGGCCGGGGATCAGTTCCTCGAGCTGGGTGGGCCGGGGGCGCCGGTGGTGGCGGAGTTCTGCATCGGGGAGGTCGCCGCCGCCCGGGGATGTTCGTTCGACGCTGCACGTCGGCTGGTGGGGGACGCAGTGGAGCTGCGCTACCGCCTCCCGCGCGTCCACGCGCGTGTTGCTGCGGGTGAGGTCGACGTGTGGCGGGGCCGGCGCATCGCCCAGGCCGCACGGACGCTGACGTTCGAGGCGGCCGGGGTCGTGGACCGGCACGTCGCGTACGTCGCGGGCAAGGCCACCGGTCCCGAGGTGGACCGGCTGGTGGCCGAGGCGGCGGCGCGGTTCGACCCCGAGACCACCGAGGCCGAACGGCACGCGGCCGACGGCGACCGCTACCTGTCGATCGACCTGGGCGACGTCGCCTTTGCGGACCCGCTCACCGGGACCCTTCGGGGCACCGTGAACGTCCACGGCTCCCTCGACCTGGCCGATGCGCTCGACCTCGAACGGACCGTCGCCCACGTGGCCCGGCAGCTGGGCGACCTGGGCTGCGGCACGGATCTCGACGTCCGCCGGTCCATGGCCCTCGGTGAGATCGCGCGGCGCTGCGACGGCATCAACACGCTGGACTATGCCTCGGAGAACGCGACCCCGGGGGATGAGCCACGACCGGTGCAGCGGGCCCGGCGCGAGGTGGTGCTGTTCGTCCACCTCGACCAGGCCGCGATCACCAACAACCTGGACGGGTTCGGGCCGGGCATCGACGCCTGCACCGGCATGACGGGCATCGACCTGGCCCGCCTTGACACCCGCGGCGCGCCCCGCGGGGTCGTCACGGTCGAGCAGGTCCTGGCCTGGTGCGGATCGCCCGACACCCACGTCACGGTCAAGCCGATCATCGACCTCAACCGCGACGACGCCGTGAACGGCTACAGCCCGCCCGATCGGATCGCCGACCACGTCCGTGCCCGCTGGCCGAGGTGCGTCTTCCCGTACTGCACGCGTTCATCGGGAACCGCCGACCTCGACCACTGCGACCCCTACCAGCAGAGCGGCCCACCCGGGCAGACCTCCACCCGCAACCTGTTCCCGCTCTGCCGACGCCACCACCGCATGAAGACCCACCGCGAGATGACCACCGGCAACAGATGGACCTACCGGCCCACCGACCCCACCCAGAACGAACCACCCCACGCCCTCATCTGGACCAGCCCGATGGGCCTGCGCTACCTCGTCGACCGCGACGGCACCCGCCCCTGGCCCGACGGCCGAGACCCCGGCTGA
- a CDS encoding methyltransferase domain-containing protein: MTFTEVLFPGRHHAVTAFQVDYLHRLLAGEVTDASDQPIAVADDAVVIWPVTSANHAWTRRNPLPGHRREALVERVSVTSGLPSLVVPVPDVPQHPRFAELVVTTVATALGHRPAPSPEHTLVACSTPAVAASYRALGFAVVGVEDAVERAPEDQPARPWEVVQRLAEGDDSWRLIAHPETVAFYERYDVPRLVADLFADPVVSSEGDLTTTRDYRTYAASFETASDRKFEQVGPLLEPGRVVDVGCATGGLLERIAADPRFAESDLFGVDIARPLLDEAEHKKATGVFANPNIWFVRANILSGPVMPAASIDSTVTVALTHEVFSYGAGRADVEAFARRVHEHTRVGGVWVNSDVLGPDEPDRLVRLTLRTDDGVTPVEPHRELDDLAQAEVAAYVDGLSTAGRLVQFAHDFPRLSGTAFSAERLPTDDGSATYQVRLGDAMEFLTTKDYADNWLSECHESFCGLSFADWRTVLTEAGFTLDPTSAAWRNEWLAEHRFSPVAELADAGTGAPLPWPVTHVLTVARRPPG, translated from the coding sequence GTGACGTTCACCGAGGTGTTGTTCCCGGGCCGCCACCACGCGGTCACCGCGTTCCAGGTCGATTACCTGCACCGGTTGCTCGCCGGCGAGGTCACCGACGCGTCCGACCAGCCGATCGCCGTGGCCGACGACGCCGTGGTGATCTGGCCGGTGACGTCGGCCAACCACGCCTGGACCCGCCGCAACCCGCTGCCGGGCCACCGCCGCGAGGCGCTCGTCGAGCGCGTCTCGGTCACCTCCGGGCTGCCCAGCCTCGTCGTGCCGGTGCCCGACGTGCCGCAGCACCCCCGGTTCGCCGAGCTCGTCGTGACGACCGTCGCCACGGCGCTCGGCCACCGACCGGCGCCGTCGCCCGAGCACACCCTGGTCGCCTGCTCGACGCCGGCGGTCGCCGCGTCCTACCGGGCCCTCGGCTTCGCCGTCGTCGGCGTCGAGGACGCGGTGGAGCGCGCCCCGGAGGACCAGCCCGCGCGACCGTGGGAGGTCGTGCAGCGTCTCGCCGAGGGCGACGACTCGTGGCGGCTGATCGCGCACCCGGAGACGGTGGCGTTCTACGAGCGGTACGACGTGCCGCGTCTCGTCGCCGACCTCTTCGCCGATCCGGTGGTCTCCAGCGAGGGCGACCTGACGACGACGCGCGACTACCGCACCTACGCGGCGTCGTTCGAGACGGCGTCCGACCGCAAGTTCGAGCAGGTCGGGCCGCTGCTCGAGCCCGGTCGCGTCGTCGACGTCGGCTGCGCCACGGGCGGCCTGCTGGAGCGCATCGCCGCGGACCCGCGGTTCGCCGAGTCGGACCTGTTCGGCGTCGACATCGCACGCCCGCTGCTCGACGAGGCCGAGCACAAGAAGGCCACCGGCGTCTTCGCGAACCCCAACATCTGGTTCGTGCGCGCCAACATCCTCTCCGGCCCGGTGATGCCGGCCGCCTCCATCGACTCCACCGTCACGGTGGCGCTCACCCACGAGGTGTTCTCGTACGGCGCGGGTCGCGCCGACGTCGAGGCGTTCGCCCGGCGCGTCCACGAGCACACGCGCGTCGGCGGGGTGTGGGTGAACTCCGACGTGCTCGGCCCGGACGAGCCGGACCGGCTGGTGCGGCTGACGCTGCGCACCGACGACGGCGTCACGCCCGTCGAGCCCCACCGCGAGCTCGACGACCTGGCGCAGGCCGAAGTCGCGGCGTACGTCGACGGCCTGTCGACCGCGGGACGGCTCGTGCAGTTCGCCCACGACTTCCCGCGGTTGTCGGGTACCGCGTTCAGCGCGGAACGCCTGCCGACGGACGACGGCTCCGCGACGTACCAGGTGCGGCTCGGCGACGCGATGGAGTTCCTGACGACGAAGGACTACGCCGACAACTGGCTCAGCGAGTGCCACGAGTCGTTCTGCGGGCTGAGCTTCGCCGACTGGCGGACGGTCCTGACGGAGGCGGGATTCACGCTCGATCCCACCTCCGCGGCCTGGCGCAACGAGTGGCTGGCCGAGCACCGCTTCTCCCCCGTGGCCGAGCTCGCCGACGCCGGCACCGGCGCTCCGCTGCCCTGGCCGGTGACCCACGTGCTGACCGTCGCCCGGCGGCCCCCGGGCTGA
- a CDS encoding nucleoside deaminase, with protein MDLTDPSLVARLLEVVEHDVVPLTRSGVAQGNKLFGAAILRREDRSLVLAATNAETENPLWHGEVHAIKLFHELPAADRPDPGDCLFLATHEPCSLCLSALAWSGFADAAYLFSHADSADAFAIPHDIAILKAVYAVPDPDRDAPAPGRDLYNRSSRFLTTGDLAAAVTASGDPEAAATVGRLRAEYDALSATYQRSKGTAGIPLP; from the coding sequence GTGGACCTGACCGACCCGTCGCTGGTCGCTCGCCTGCTGGAGGTCGTCGAGCACGACGTCGTACCGCTGACGCGGTCGGGGGTGGCGCAGGGCAACAAGCTGTTCGGGGCCGCGATCCTGCGCCGCGAGGACCGGTCGCTGGTGCTCGCCGCCACCAACGCCGAGACCGAGAACCCGCTGTGGCACGGCGAGGTGCACGCCATCAAGCTCTTCCACGAGCTGCCCGCCGCCGACCGGCCGGATCCGGGCGACTGCCTGTTCCTCGCGACCCACGAGCCGTGCTCGCTCTGTCTCTCGGCCCTGGCGTGGTCGGGGTTCGCGGACGCGGCGTACCTCTTCAGCCACGCCGACTCCGCCGACGCCTTCGCGATCCCGCACGACATCGCGATCCTGAAGGCCGTCTACGCCGTTCCGGACCCCGACCGCGACGCACCCGCGCCGGGGCGCGACCTCTACAACCGCAGCAGCCGGTTCCTCACGACGGGGGACCTCGCCGCGGCGGTGACGGCGTCCGGGGATCCCGAGGCGGCAGCGACGGTGGGGCGCCTCCGGGCGGAGTACGACGCGCTCTCCGCCACCTACCAGCGGTCGAAGGGCACGGCAGGCATCCCCCTGCCGTGA